In bacterium BMS3Abin02, the sequence TCGGCCACCGCGCCGGAAGGAATTCAAGTCACCGGACAAGGCAAGGTGGGCGGGACGCCCGACACGCTCACGATCGACCTGGGAGTGAGCGTCCGCGGCGACACCGTCACCGAAGCCGTACAAGACGCGGCCGTTCTGGCCGACCGGCTCATCGCTGCGCTCGAGAATGGCGGCATCGCCGAGCAAGACATCCAGACCGTCAACTACTCGATCTTCCCCGAGTACGACTACCGAAACGACACCCGCAAGCTGCTGGGCTACAGGGTGACGAACACCGTCTCGGCCAAGATCCGGGACATCGCAACCGCCGGCTCCGTCATCGACGCCGCGACCGCCGCCGGTGGGGACGCCGTGCAGGTCTCCGGGGTGCAGTTCTCGCTCGAAGACAATGAATCTCTGCTCAAGGCAGCCAGAGAACGGGCCTGGAAGGACGCACAGGCCAAGGCAGAACAACTCGCTGCGTTGTCCGGGGTGACGCTCGGACCTCCAACGTCGATCAGCGAAACGTTGACAACTCCCCCTGCCCCGGTGTTCCGGGCTGCAAGTGACATCGAAACGGCGGCAACGCCCATCCAGCCGGGATCGCAGACGGTCACGGTGACGTTGAGCGTCGAGTTCTCGATCTCGAGTTGAGATCAACCGAAGACGGCCACGCCGGCGACTGTGAGCAGTGACACGGTGACGCCCGCGATCACCACCCCGACCGCAATGAGCAAGGTCGCTTTGCGGCGCTCCACCCCAAACACGAACGCGGCCAGCGCACCGCTCCACGCCCCCGTGATCGGCAGAGGGATGGCTACGAAGGTCACCAAGGCAAGCTCGCGCAGGCGGTCGAAGCGCGCCGTGTGACGCCGCCGCGTGTGGGCGAAGAGACGGTCGAGAATCCGGTGCAACCAGCCCCAATGGTCCTCCGCCCATTCGGTGACCGGCCCGAGGAATACCAGGATGAACGGGACGGGAATGATGTTGCCGATCACCGACCAGACGAACGCCTGGGCCACCGGCATGTCGAACGCCTGCACGGCGAACGGGATGGAGAAGCGAAGTTCGGAGACCGGCAGCGCCGCCAGCAGAAGCACCGCCAGCGGCTCGGGAAAGTGGCGGACGAGCGACTCGAGTGCTTCCTGCATGGACGCAGTATTACGCCCTGCCGGCCTTTTGACACGTTTGCGCAGGAATCACTACGATCAGATCGTCGGGTGTCACCCGCACCCGGCACCCAACAAGCGCATTGGGCTGCGGGCATGGACTCCCTGGCGCCTGCCCGACACAACGGCCCTCTGCGGCTCTTCGCAAGGAGAGCAACGAGGCTCCGGCTCTACCCCCTTGCCGGAGCCTCGCCCTATCCGGATCCGATCCGGATCCAAAGGGAATCAGACCGAGAAGCGGACCACGATCACGTCGCCCTCGTGCATCACGTAGTCCTTGCCCTCGACACGTACGACACCGGCATGCTTGGCAGCGTCCCATCCGCCGGCGGCAACGACATCGGCGATCGGGGCGATCTCCGCTCGGATGAATCCCCGTTCGAGATCGGAGTGGATCTTGCCCGCAGCTTCGGGTGCCTTGGCTCCTGCTCGCACCGTCCAGGCGTGCGACTCCTTGGGACCAACCGTGTAGAACGTCAGCAGCCCGAGCGCGCCGTAGGCGGCCCGCACCATCTCCGCGAGGGCGCCTTCACCCATTCCGAGACCCTCGAAGATCTCTCTCCGATCCTCCGGATCCATCCGGGCCGCCTCGGCTTCGATCCGTGCGGAAAGAGTGACGACCGTGTCGCCCTCGGGTACCAGCGCCGAGACACCTCGGACGAGAGCCTCGGAATCAGGTTCCTCCTCGCCGACGTTCACGACCCACACCGCCGGACGCAGCGTCAACGGGGCAAGATCCCTGAACGCATCGCGGTGGGCGTCGGACCATTCTCCGGCGCGCAGCGGCCTCCCGTCGCCGAGGAACTCCGACGCCTCGGCGATCGCCGCGGCGGCACGTTTCTTGGTGGCGTCCGCAGAAGCTTCCTTGGCGATACGGGGTCGGCGCCGCTCGAACACGTCCGCGTCGGCCATCGTCAGCTCGAGCAGGAGTTCCTCCGCCTGTGCGGCGGCATCGGTACCGGATTCATCGGACGGTACTCCCTCGTCGTCGAAGGCCCGCAACACCATGACCAGCCCCTCCATCTCCCGCAGCCTTCCGAGGAACTGCGATCCGAGACCGGTGCCGTGCGCCCCCATGGCCGGAAGATCGAGGAGCTCCAGCACGGCGTGCACGATCTTCTTCGAATTCTCGATCTCGGCGGCCGCCTCCAGGGCCGGGTCGGGGATCGAGGCGACGCCGATGTTTGGAGATACCGTCGAGAACGGATGGGGAGCGGTGGGCGCATCGAGTCCCGTGAGCGCGTTGAACAGCTCCGTCTTGCCGACGTTCGGAAACCCGACGATACCGAGGCGTGCCATGTCCGTGCACTGTAGCTTTGGTCCCGTCAACCCAAACCGTCGGACTACGGTGGATCCAAGGAGGTGTGATGAGAGTTTCGGTGATCGGAGCGGGTTCCTGGGGAACGACCGTCGCAGCCCTCACCGCCCGTGAACATCCGACGTACCTCTGGGCCCGGCGCCCCGAACTTGCGGAGGCGATCGCCACGACGGGCGAGAACCCGGACTATCTCCCGGGGCACAGGCTTCCGTACGGTCTTCACGCCACCAGCGATCTCTCCGAAGCCATCGACGGCACGGAGGTGATCGTCATGGCAGTGCCCTCACACGGATACCGGACCGTCATCGAGGCCATGGCAGGACAGATCCTTGCGGACACGCCGCTTCTCAGCCTGGCCAAAGGGATCGAGCAGGGCACCCTGCTGCGCATGACGGAAGTGACCAACCAAGTGCTCCAAGATCACGATCCGACACGCGTCGGTGTGCTCACCGGCCCGAATCTGGCCGCCGAGGTGATGGATGGGCAGCCGGCGGCGACGGTGATCGCCATGAGGGACGGAGAGCTTGCCCGGCGGCTCCAAGGTCTGTTCATGGGCCCTACGTTTCGGGTCTATACCAACGATGACGTGGTCGGCTGTGAGACCGCAGGCGCGCTCAAGAACGTGATGGCGATCGCTGCCGGTATGTCCGAAGGTCTCGGGTTCGGCGACAACAGCTTGGCGACACTGGTGACACGAGCCCTCGCCGAGCTGACACGACTCGGTTCGGCCATGGGAGGACGGCCGAGGACCTTCGCAGGGCTGGCCGGCATGGGCGATCTGATCGCCACGTGTGTTTCCGCAAAGAGCCGGAATCATCGGGTCGGTGTGCAGCTCGGTCGAGGGCACAAGATCGACGACATCATCGCCGAGATGAACATGGTCGCCGAAGGGGTCAAGACCACGAGGGCCGTGCTGGACCTTGCGAGCCGGTATGGCGTCGAGATGCCGATCGCCACCCAGGTGGGTCGGGTGCTCTACGAGGGAGAGGGCCCGCGAGAGGCGGTACTCAACCTGATGACACGAGCGGCGAAGGCCGAGAACCAGCAGGACTAGCGAGATGCCACCCGCAGCGCCCGGTACAGCAACTGCTGGTCGCCCAGCCGCCGGCGCAACTCCCGTTCCAGACCGCCGATCGGATACAGGTTCTGGGGAGCCCGCGGATCCTTGTGGGCAACCGAGGCGAATCGCGGGAGGGTCGCCGATACCCGATTCGCCAGTCGCCGGGCAGAGGCGACGTCCTGATCGGCACTCGCCTCACAGCGGACGATCCCGCCGAGAGGAGCATCCCCGCCGCCGGGGAGACGCGTGTACCACGAGTACCGACTCCACGAGGTCGTGGCCAGGAACAGCGGTGTCCGCTGCCCGGGCCGGAGCCGGGTCAGCACCGTCTGCAAAGCCGCAGGAAGGTACTGCACCCTGTGCGTCTTGACATACCCGACGCCTCCGGCCACGTGCTGACGCCCGGTGAGCGGGCCGTCGGTGATGACCAGTTCGCCGGCGAGAAGGCGGCCCGCCACCTCGCGTTCCAGTTCACCCATCCGCTGCTGAAGGCCCAGCCACAGCTCCTCCGGGGACGTTCCGGCGGTCGCACACACGCCGTATGTCCCATGCTTCGTCACCACGGCCTCGGCTCCCGGAGCGGAGGTGAACAATCCCCGCCGCACTTCGGCGTCGACGAGCTTCGCCTCCCCGTCGCAACGAACCGCTCCCGCCGCGTAGGTGGCACAGAGACCCGATAGGGGAGCGCCGTCCTCCTGCCCTATCCACACATTGGCATCGACCCGCCGCACACCATCGATGAACAGCACCGACCGGGCCGGATCGACGTCGGGTTCGAGCGGAGCCCAGTCGGCCGCCGGCACCTCGATATCGACGTCGGGGACGATCGTCGCCTCGGCCAGATCCGTTGCCACGGGTGTGCCGTATTCGGGCGCCCACGGCTCGACGGAGAACCTCATGCGTCGATCCGTTCCACGTGGGCTCCGCCGGCGTCCTTGGTGACCAGGAAGCGGGTCGGCACCTGTTCGGCCAGGTCCTCGACGTGGCTGATCAGACCGACCGTTCTCCCCGTGGCCCCGAGCTCGTGCACCACACCGGCGACCACGTCGAGGGTCTCCTGATCGAGCGTCCCGAATCCCTCGTCGAGGAAGATGGATTCGAGCCGTGCATTGCCGCTCAGGGACATCGCGGCGAGTTGCTCGGAGAGTGACAGCGCCAATGCGAGCGAGACGAGGAACGTCTCGCCTCCCGAGAGGGTCTTCACGGAACGGCGTCCGTCGGCGTTGCGGTGGTCGATGACGGTGAATCCACGGCCTTCGGCTTCGAGCGAATAGGCACCCGAGGACAGCTCATGGAGGAGTCGGTTCGCACCGACCGTGAGATCCACGAGGGCCTCCTCCAGAAGCCAGGCTTCGAACCGGTTGGACCGAAGGTGCTGTTCGAGCGCGCCTGCGACCGTGGCGACTCGCCGCTGCTCTTTCGCCTCGACGGTGAGTTTCGCCGCCTGGGCACGTTCGGCACGGAGCCTGTCCAGACCGAGTTTGGCGGTGGCGATCGCATCGACGCAGACGTCGCGGATGGGACGGTCGCCGACAGAGAGCCCGGCTTCCTCGACGATGGCGACGAGGGCGCGGCGGTGCTCATCGAGCTCCTGCTCCGCCGCCGTGACCTTCCCTGCGGCCTCCCTGGCGGTCCGGGTCCGCAGATCCGACGCGTGCCGTGCCCATGTGACCAGCTCGGTCCAGTCGGCGAGGAGATCATCCCGGCGAGGTGCCGGCGGTCCGAGGGCGGCGACCCGATCCCGGGCCGTGTCGAAGCGTCGGCGCGCATCCTGCACGGCCTCGTCGAGACGCCTGGTTCGCTCGTCGAGCGAGCCGAGGCTCTCCACCGCCGCCTGCTCTGCTGCGCGCGCTGCTCTCAGCTCGTCTTGTGCGGCAGTCACGCGCCTGCGGAGGTCCGCGACCTCCTCCTCGTCGGGCCGGCCGGTGATCCGCTCGCGCAGATCTTCGACCTCCCGGGCGGCTACGGCTTCCTGAGCCGTCAGCGCTTCGAGCTTCGCCGTGAGGCTCGCATGGAGACGTTGCGCGCCAAGGTGCGCCTGTTCTGCGTCGTGCAGCGTGGTGAGCGCCCCCTCGAGGTCTGCCGGCGTCTCTCGGTGCGGGATCGCCTCCACTGTCCTGTTGCAGACGGGGCAGGGTTCGCCCGTCCGTAGGGTCGTGGCGAGCTCGTGTGCCGTGTGCGCCCGCCGGAGTGCCGCGGCCGACGCCTTGGCGTCTTTCAACGCGGCTTGTGCGGTCTCGAGCCTCTTGGCTGCCTTCACCACGCCGGTACGCGCCTCCGCACTTCGAGCGACGAGCTGGGCGAGCCGCCGTTCGGCGCGTGCGAATGCCTGATGCGCCTCACCGAGCTTTTCGAGGTCGGCGAGTTCGGGAAATGTCTCGAGATGCTTCTCGACCTGTCGGCACTTCTCTCTGACGACGTTCAGGGCTTCTTCGGCCTTGTTGCGTTCCTGCCTGACAGTGACGGTCTTGGAGGCGAGTTCATCGAGACCACCGGGAGCTTCGAGACCCTCGAGAAGGTCGAGTTCGGCCTGGGCCGCCTTGGCCTGGCGCGCCCATGCCCCGGCGTCGGTTTGCAGTGTGACGATCTTCTCGGTTGCCTGTTCGACGACCTTCAAGAGCGCTTCGAGGTCGCCGACCCGTCCGACCGCGTCGGCCTCGGCTTCGTCGGTTGCGCCGGCCAGTTCGGCAATCCGGGCTTCGAGCATGGCGGCCTTCTGTCGTGTTGCGATCTTCCTGTCTCGTGCGCGCTCTCGTACCCGCTCGTAGACACCGAGGTCGAGGAGCTCTCGGAGGAGCTTCTGACGATCCGTCGGTTTGTCGTGAAGGAAGGCGGAGAATCTGCCTTGGGGCAGGACGACGCTCTTGACGAAGTGGTCGTAGGAGAGGCCGAGGAGCCCTTGAACGGCGTCGGTGACCTCATCGGCACCCGAGGCGACCACGGTTCCGTCGCGTTCCAGCCGCGCTTCGGCCGTCGTCGCTCCTCTCTTGAGTCGACGAACGACCCTGACCGCCGTGTAGCGCACGTCACCGATCGTGAAATCGAAGCGGATGCGCGCCTCGACCTTGCCGAGAGTGATGACCGGCTCGACGGTCCGGCGGTCGCCGTACCGGGGAACGGAGCCGTAGAGGGCGAAGACGATGGCGTCGATGATGCTCGACTTGCCCGATCCCGTCGGCCCGGTGAGGGCGAACAGGTCCGCTCCGGTGAAGTCGATCTCCGTGGCCTCCCTGAACGCCGTGAAACCGGAGAGCTCGAGGCGTTCAGGTCGCATCTGCGTCTCCCAGCATCTCGTCGAAGAGCGCGACGACGTCGTCATCGGAGGCGTTGACGCGTTCGAGATACTCGATGAACAGTTCGCGAGGTGGACGGCCGAGGCGCACGTCACGACCCGTCGCGCCGATGTCTCTCGGCGAGGCCAGCAGCACATCGACGGCGTTGGGGAACAGCTCTCGGACGACATCGCCGAGCCCGGCCCGTGCGGGTTCGTGCACGACGATCTTGAGGTACGCGTCGGCGAGCTCTGCCTCACCGGCCCGGGTTTCGAGTTCTTCCAACGTGCCGGCGAGTTGGATGAGTCGCCTTCCGGCGGTGAGGGGAACCGGGCGGACCGTTGCGGGGAGTCCCGGTTCGGCGTCGACGACGAGCAGGCCCTTCTCGTCGTCTCTCTCACCGAAGTCGAGCTGCATCGGTGATCCCGCGTACCAGACGGGCGCGGGTGCAGGGACGGATTGCAGGCGATGCAGGTGTCCGAGTGCGACATAGGACAGGGCGCCGCCGAATGCGGTGGCAGGGATCGCATAGTCCTCGACCGTGAAGGCGACTCGCTCGCCGCCTCCCAGCCTCCCTTCGGCGATCATGAGGTGGGCGACGACCAGGTTGACGTCGTCGGACGTCATGCCTTCGGTGAGCTTGTCGAGGATCGCTTCGACACGGCCCGCGTACTTGCCGCCGTGTTCGAACGGGTCGAGCGCCATGAGGTCGTCGGCGGTGACGATGCCCCGTTTGCCGACGAACGGCACGAGGGCGATCCGCGCCGTCTCGCCCGTCTCGGTCAGGATGCGCACGACTCCCC encodes:
- a CDS encoding putative small multi-drug export protein; translated protein: MQEALESLVRHFPEPLAVLLLAALPVSELRFSIPFAVQAFDMPVAQAFVWSVIGNIIPVPFILVFLGPVTEWAEDHWGWLHRILDRLFAHTRRRHTARFDRLRELALVTFVAIPLPITGAWSGALAAFVFGVERRKATLLIAVGVVIAGVTVSLLTVAGVAVFG
- the sbcC gene encoding nuclease SbcCD subunit C; protein product: MRPERLELSGFTAFREATEIDFTGADLFALTGPTGSGKSSIIDAIVFALYGSVPRYGDRRTVEPVITLGKVEARIRFDFTIGDVRYTAVRVVRRLKRGATTAEARLERDGTVVASGADEVTDAVQGLLGLSYDHFVKSVVLPQGRFSAFLHDKPTDRQKLLRELLDLGVYERVRERARDRKIATRQKAAMLEARIAELAGATDEAEADAVGRVGDLEALLKVVEQATEKIVTLQTDAGAWARQAKAAQAELDLLEGLEAPGGLDELASKTVTVRQERNKAEEALNVVREKCRQVEKHLETFPELADLEKLGEAHQAFARAERRLAQLVARSAEARTGVVKAAKRLETAQAALKDAKASAAALRRAHTAHELATTLRTGEPCPVCNRTVEAIPHRETPADLEGALTTLHDAEQAHLGAQRLHASLTAKLEALTAQEAVAAREVEDLRERITGRPDEEEVADLRRRVTAAQDELRAARAAEQAAVESLGSLDERTRRLDEAVQDARRRFDTARDRVAALGPPAPRRDDLLADWTELVTWARHASDLRTRTAREAAGKVTAAEQELDEHRRALVAIVEEAGLSVGDRPIRDVCVDAIATAKLGLDRLRAERAQAAKLTVEAKEQRRVATVAGALEQHLRSNRFEAWLLEEALVDLTVGANRLLHELSSGAYSLEAEGRGFTVIDHRNADGRRSVKTLSGGETFLVSLALALSLSEQLAAMSLSGNARLESIFLDEGFGTLDQETLDVVAGVVHELGATGRTVGLISHVEDLAEQVPTRFLVTKDAGGAHVERIDA
- the gpsA gene encoding glycerol-3-phosphate dehydrogenase [NAD(P)+] translates to MRVSVIGAGSWGTTVAALTAREHPTYLWARRPELAEAIATTGENPDYLPGHRLPYGLHATSDLSEAIDGTEVIVMAVPSHGYRTVIEAMAGQILADTPLLSLAKGIEQGTLLRMTEVTNQVLQDHDPTRVGVLTGPNLAAEVMDGQPAATVIAMRDGELARRLQGLFMGPTFRVYTNDDVVGCETAGALKNVMAIAAGMSEGLGFGDNSLATLVTRALAELTRLGSAMGGRPRTFAGLAGMGDLIATCVSAKSRNHRVGVQLGRGHKIDDIIAEMNMVAEGVKTTRAVLDLASRYGVEMPIATQVGRVLYEGEGPREAVLNLMTRAAKAENQQD
- the ychF gene encoding ribosome-binding ATPase YchF, giving the protein MARLGIVGFPNVGKTELFNALTGLDAPTAPHPFSTVSPNIGVASIPDPALEAAAEIENSKKIVHAVLELLDLPAMGAHGTGLGSQFLGRLREMEGLVMVLRAFDDEGVPSDESGTDAAAQAEELLLELTMADADVFERRRPRIAKEASADATKKRAAAAIAEASEFLGDGRPLRAGEWSDAHRDAFRDLAPLTLRPAVWVVNVGEEEPDSEALVRGVSALVPEGDTVVTLSARIEAEAARMDPEDRREIFEGLGMGEGALAEMVRAAYGALGLLTFYTVGPKESHAWTVRAGAKAPEAAGKIHSDLERGFIRAEIAPIADVVAAGGWDAAKHAGVVRVEGKDYVMHEGDVIVVRFSV
- a CDS encoding 26 kDa periplasmic immunogenic protein precursor, encoding MRRILIGVVAVSLLLSACTPNVTVTNASATAPEGIQVTGQGKVGGTPDTLTIDLGVSVRGDTVTEAVQDAAVLADRLIAALENGGIAEQDIQTVNYSIFPEYDYRNDTRKLLGYRVTNTVSAKIRDIATAGSVIDAATAAGGDAVQVSGVQFSLEDNESLLKAARERAWKDAQAKAEQLAALSGVTLGPPTSISETLTTPPAPVFRAASDIETAATPIQPGSQTVTVTLSVEFSISS
- the sbcD gene encoding nuclease SbcCD subunit D translates to MSHPAGTIGPVKILHTADWHVGRSIRGRSRADEHRAVLAEIADVAGREEVDLILVAGDTFDVVAPSAESERIVYQALLDLSGIAPVVLIAGNHDHPRRWRAVAPLFEMGRVTVGATLQRPEEGGVVRILTETGETARIALVPFVGKRGIVTADDLMALDPFEHGGKYAGRVEAILDKLTEGMTSDDVNLVVAHLMIAEGRLGGGERVAFTVEDYAIPATAFGGALSYVALGHLHRLQSVPAPAPVWYAGSPMQLDFGERDDEKGLLVVDAEPGLPATVRPVPLTAGRRLIQLAGTLEELETRAGEAELADAYLKIVVHEPARAGLGDVVRELFPNAVDVLLASPRDIGATGRDVRLGRPPRELFIEYLERVNASDDDVVALFDEMLGDADAT